The stretch of DNA TGCCCGAGCGCGTCACCGATGTGATTCTCACCGGCGGCGGCGGCGAGTTCTTCTGGGAAGACATTCAGCGCCTGCTGCGAGAGGCCAAGATCAACGCCCACCTGGCTACCCCCTGCCGCCAGGCCAATGCCCTGGGTCAGTACATCTATGGGGAGGCCCAAGTGGCATCGGCCCGGGCGACTCGAGCTGCTGCCTAGGGTTTAGATGCTGTGGGGTGCGTCCCGCCTGGCGGTGACGCACCCGCGATACTAACGGGTGGCATCATGGTTTCGGGACGAGAAGAATGGTATTGAAGTGGTTACGTCAGACGAAAAGGCTGGTTCTGTTTCGTCAAAATGAGCTTGACCAACATCTCCTGGCGGCTATCAACGCTGAGCTGAGCAGACAGCCGGGCTTGAGCTTTAGCAGCCTTTGCAAGGAAGCCCTCCACCAGCTTTTACTGAGTAACCACCCCTACTCTGGCCCACCACAATCCGCAGACAAGCGCCTTGAGGCCCTTGAAGCTCAGATGCACAGCGTGGAGCAGCGGTTTTTTGCCCAAGAGAAAAATCGGCTAGAGCGGTTGGAAGCTCAGCTGGCACAGTTGTCTCTCCAGGTAGCTGATTTGACAGGCTCAGGCGTCCCTGCCGTAGTGGATTCTTCGCCAGCTCCAGAGGTTGGCCATTATGTTGAGGAAGTCGAAGCGGTTCCCGACGACCCTGTTTTATCTCGCTTGAGTGGCCTGATTGATGATTTTTAGCCCGCTTTGGTTGTTTGAAAAAAAAATAGAATGCCCCCGGTTGGGGGCGGCTGCGATCGCAGCTTATTCATCCGTTTCGATCGGCACTGTCAGGTTGAGTCGGTCTCTGGGGGCGGGCTGTTCCTGACGGATTTCGATGCGATCGCCGTCGAACCGAAAGCGAGTTTCTGGCTGGGGCTGTTCCTGAATTTGAATATTCAGCTGGTTCCCATCGGTGGATAGGCTGGGGCGCAGCTCGGGGTTGCGGTTTCCCCCCAGGTCAAATTCGGCCTGATCCCCCAGTTGGATAACTTGGGCCATGGCTGGGGTTGCCCCTGCGATCGCGGTGCCAACTACGGCAAGACTCAGCAAAGCTTTGCTCAGATGGTTCAAAAGAAACCTCCTTTTGCGAAATATTTCTTTATATAATTTGCCAAATGCAAGCTGGGAGAACGTCCTTCGATCGAGGGAAATTAGCCGCAAACGGTGCCGAAAGCCGATGCGGAACGACTACGAAGCGGCTAGTAATCTACCCCCTGGGTTGATAGGCCTGGCTGCAAAGCCCTCGCTATAGTGATGGAGAGCGGCTGTTGTGAGCATTTGACCATGACCGAACCCCACCGACCCAGCGCTGGCGTGATCCCCTCGGCCGCAGTGCCCACCAGCCCGATCGCGGCTACGGATGACACCATCCATGCCCCCGCCGTGGGGGGCGGATTGCCGGTGATTGAGTACTGGGCCGAAAAAACCCTGTCGATCCAGGGGCCGAAGATCTGGCAGACGCTGGTTCACAAGAGCGCCTGTCTGTCCTGCGCCTGGGGTACCGGGGGGCAAAAGGGCGGCTTTGCCAACGAGCTGGAAGAACCGCTCCAGCGCTGCATGAAAAGCGTGCAGGCGATCGCCTCGGAACTGCAGCCGGGCCTGAGGTGCCATTTCTTCGATCGCCGCACTATCTCAGACCTGCAAGCGCTCACCTCCCGCCAGGCCGATCGCCTGGGTCGCCTTAGCTTTCCGGTGATTCGGCGGGCCGGGTCTGACCACTACGAGCGCATCAGCTGGGAGGAGATCTACCAGATTGCCGCCGCTGGCTTTTCCCTGCCGCCGGAGCGGGTGGCCTCCTACAGCTCGGGTCGATCGTCTAACGAAGCCGCCTTTCTGCTCCAGCTGATGGTGCGGGCCCTGGGCTCCAACAACCTGGCCGACTGCTCTGACCTGTGCCACGCCCCCTCCACGGTCAGCCTCAACAAAGTGTTTGGCACCGGCACGTCCCTAGTCAGCCTGGAGAGCCTGCGCCAGGCCGACTGCGTGGTGCTGGTGGGCTCCAACGCCCCGGCCAACCATCCCCGGCTGATGAATGAGCTGATTGAACTGCGCGATTCGCGAAGCGATCCGTCCCGGAATCGAGGGGGCAAAGTTCTTGTCATCAACCCGGTCAGAGAGGTGGGGCTGGTCAAGTTTGGCTCCCCGGCTCACCCGCTGCGGCTGGTGCAGGGCCAAGAGATTGCCTCGCTGTTTTTGCAGCCCATTCCCGGCAGCGACCTGGCCCTGTTTGTGGGCATTCAAAAGGTGCTGCTGGAGCGGGGCTGGGTGCAGTTTGACTACCTCAAGGCCCACACCGAGAACTGGCAGGCGGTAGTTGACCAGGTGGCGGCTACGGAGTGGGATGCGATCGTCGCCACCTGCGGGTTGCCCCAGGCGGAAATTGTGGCCGCCGCCGAGCTGATTCACAGCAGCCAGAACGTGGTCTTTGCCTGGGCTATGGGCATCACCCACCAGGCCAACAGCGTGGACAACATCTACAGCATCGCCAACACCGCCCTGATGACCGGCAACGTGGGCAAGCCCGGCGCGGGCCTGATGCCGATTCGCGGCCACTCCAACGTGCAAGGGTTTGGCTCGATGGGGGTGACGGCCCACCTCAAGGACAAAATCCGCGAGGCGCTGGAGCAGCTGCTGGGCAGATCGCTGCGGCGCGAACCCGGCTACGACGCCCGCGCCCTGATCGAAGCCGCCGACCGGGGCGAAGTCGATACCCTGCTGTGCCTGGGGGGCAACCTCTACGCCGCCAACCCCGACCTCACCCAGGCCAAACGCGCCCTGGGCAACATCGACACGATCATCTACCTGGCCACCAAGCCCAACCAGGGCCACTTCCACGGCCTAGCCCGGCAAAACACGATCGTCGTGCCGGTCTACGCCCGGTTCGAGAACCCCCACCCTACCACCGTGGAGTCGGGCAATAACTATGTGCGGCTCAACAGTCCGGGCAAAACCCACTTAAAAGACGCTGACCTGGTAACGGAGATCGACTTTCTGGCAGAGTTGGCCCACCGCATCCACGGCGATCGCCCCATTGACTGGCGGCGGCTGCACGACACCCGCTACGTGCGTCAACTCATTGCCCAAACCATTCCCGGCTACGAAAAAATTGGCGAGATTGACGAGACCCAGACCGAGTTCACCATCGGCGGGCGAATTTTTCTAGAGCCCAAATTCCCCACCCCCTCGGGGAAAGCCGCAATGCAGCTCACCCCCCTGCCCCAGCTGAGGCTGCCGACGCTGCAAGAGTTTGGCCTATCTGATGCCCAGCATCCCGCTATGGTGCTGGCGCTGATCACGGGGCGCAGCTACGGGCAGCACAACACCGTGGTCTACAAAGAGGCCGATGAGTATCGGGGTATGCCCCACCGCCACTGCATTTTGATCAACCCCGCCGATGCTCAGCGGGCGGGCTTTTGCCAGCACCAGCGGGTGAGCGTGCGCGGGGATGCGGGCCAGCTCGACGGCATCGAGATTATCTACGGAGAGGTGCGATCGGGGGCGGCGCTGATGTTTTACCCCGAGGCCAATGTGCTGATGAAGGCGCGGATCGAGCCCCGAGCGGGCACCCCGGCCTACAAGCGGGTGCCTGTAGCGGTTTTTGCTGAGGCAGCGTAGAAGCTGCCCAGATCCGAGGGTTTTGCTGACCTTTGCTCAAGAGATGTGGCCCAAGCTAAGCAAAACCCTGGGTTCTGATCGGTTGGATCCCTACAGGCGGTCTTTGTTTTTGCTGCGAACGCGATCGTAGAGAGCTTCCATTGCTTCTATAAAAGAGTTGTCGCGATTCCAGAAGGCGGGAAAGTCGCCCTGCTTTTTGACCAGAATGGCCGGGACTGCCGAGGGCGTGGCCACTTCAATGGTCTGGGGCAAGCGCTTCTCCCCCTGCCAAAAGTCTTTCAGGCTGAGGGCCGATGCCTCAACGGGTTGGGGTTGGGTGTAGTACTGCTCGAGCGGTTCTGGCGATCGCTGCTGGGCCGAGAGTTCTGTTGAGAGGGCCTGCCCCAGGGGCGATTTGGCCAGCTCGGCTTTGAGGGCTGCCCGCGAAAGGCCGCGCAGCTCAAACAGCAGAAACGGGTCGCGATCCAGCTCGGCGGCGATCAGGTAGTAGACCCCGGCGATGTGTTTGCAGGGGTTGCTGTAGTCGGGGCAGGAGCACTGGGTCTTAAAGTCTTTGCCGCTGGCGGGCAGCAGGGTTAGCCCCAGGGTTTGGAAGCTGTCTTCGATGGTGTCGGGCATTTCGTTCAGCAACAGCCGGGAGATCAGGCTGGCTTTGGAGGCGACCAGGGCGATCGCAGCGGCCCACTGGACTTTGCTAATCGGCGTAAAGTTGATGGTGGTGGTGTACGTCGGTTCCTTGGTCACCCCAAAGTAGGGGTTCACCGACCCGCGCACCTTGGCTGTAACCAGGCTGCCGTCGATCTCAAAGCTCTTGACCTTGCCGCCTCGGGCGTAGGAGCGCCCCCGCTGCAATCGGCCCGAGTCGGTCAACCGCTCGATCGCCTCGATGAAGTTCTTGCCCCACCAGGTGCGGCTAAAGTCTGCCATCACTGGTCTCCTGTGCTGGTTCCATGGTAAGTGAGTCAGGCAGGGGCGTTGTAATGGTTCCGTTTGCCGATGCTTGGGCCAGGGTCACACCGGATGACGGCCCCTAGGCCACTCCGGCGAACAGGGCTTCGTAGGGCTGAGGGTTGGCGTTTTCCTGGGCGACAATTTCGACAATTTTGTCGCGGGCCTGGGGCAGGTACAGCGCCTCTACACAGGTTTGGGCCACCTTTTGACGCGACACGCTGCCCTCAAACAGGGTATCGGCTGGGGCCATAATCAGCGCTCGGCCGTCGGTGTCATCCTCCTTCAGGCCGCCGGGGCGAACGATGGTATAGGTAAGGCCGCTGGCCTGCAGGTAGGCTTCGGCCTGGTGCTTCCAGTAGAGGATCAAAAAGAACAGGTTGAGGGGATGGAAAAAGCGGGAGACACACAGGGACGACACCATGACGACGTGCTCAATGCCGATCTCCTTGGCGACATCGACCAGGTTTTTGGTGCCTTCAAAATCGACCTGGTAGGGGGCGGTGGGGTCAAAGCCGGGACGGGCTCCGGTGGCAGAGAGCAGCACCGTGCAGCCTGCCATGGCCCTGCGAATGCTGTCTTTATCGGTCACATCGCCCTCCGCCAGGGTGACTTCGGGGGGCAGTTGAGAGCGAGCCGCAGCGGCATTGCGGACGAATGCGACGACCGGCACGCCGCGACTGACGAGTTGCTTCACAATTTTTGAGCCAGTCGCGCCGGTCGCACCGGCCACAAATGCTTTCACCGCTACTTCCCCAGTACAGGTAACTGGCCTGATTCTACGGAATAGGGCCTGAAAAATAAACTAGTCCTAGGGATGGTTCCCTGGCAGGGCCAGGCAAACCGTGATCGGCATGACAGTTCTGGGGGGCACACTTGAGATACTAAGGCTTACGATAGGTTAAAGCTTTGGCGCAACGATCCTGTCCAATGTCGTTTCAGCATATGGTTGCACCGTGACTCTGAACTCCACGCCGTCGGCTCAAAATACGGGTGCCCTACCGCTCACCTCCGCCGCTGAAGACGCTGGGGCGGTTGAGCCTGGAACGGCCACCCCCCTGCCCCAGGAGGCGATCGCCGGGGAGCCTTCCCTCGCTCCCCCGACCGGGGAGACGCTGGTGCTGGAGGGGTTTTACGCTGGCAAAATGGACATGGCCGCCGATATCGACACGGTGGGGCGCTACCTGAACAGTCATCGGGGCTGGTTTACCCGCTGTGCCCAGCCGATGCAGGTCGAGCCCATCTCCGATCACGGCTATGCGCTGGTGGTCGGTCACTTTTCGGTGCTGGGCTACGAGGTAGAGCCGAAGGTGGGGCTTTACCTGTCACCCCTTGACCACCAGGTTTACCGCATCGACACCATGCCGGTGCCCGGCTACGTACCGCCCGGCTATGACGTCGATTTCCACGCCGTCATGTGGTTGCAGCCCGGTCCAGAGGCCACGCCGCCAGCGATCGCGCTGACTCAGGTGGATTGGGATTTGAGCCTGGCGGTCAAAATTCACATGCCGCGCCTGCTCAACTCGGTGCCGCGATCGCTGCTGAAGTCCTCCGGCGATCGCCTGCTCAACCAGGTGGTGCGCCAGGTCTCCAAGCGGCTCACCCGCAAAGTGCAGGAGGACTTTCACCACAGCCACCACCTGCCCCTGCCCGAGAGCTACCGGGGTCACTATTTCTGGTCAAACTGGGGCCGCAGAGCCGGTCACGGGCCTCAGGATAACCAGTCCCAGTGATCTGTCGAGCTAAATAATGACGGGTCAGTAGGGTTTCAGGTACACGGTTTCAGGTGCACGGTTGGCCTTGAACCGCAGACCTCAAACCGTGAACCCCAGGCTTTGGATTCCGCCACTATCAGCAAGGCGTTAACACCTGACGGCCCCCACGGGGGCCTTGCCATACAAGCGCGTATCAGGATCCAGCGGTGCTCTGCAGGTCCGACAGCAGCCGCTGCACAATCTGCATGCCGGTCAGCGCCTGCCAACCAAACAGCCCCACCAGCACAATGTTGAGGCTGATGTGGGTGAGCCGAGCCGTTTCGCTGCCCTTTTGCATGAACGGCACCAGCGCCGCCGAAGCCGCAATCAGCGTGGCCATACCCAGGCCCACCAGCAGGTGAGGCCCCACAAACAGCTTGCCCGCCTCCAGGTAGGTAGCCCCCATGCCGCCCACGGTGCCAATCACCATAAACGCCAGCAAGACAGAGCCCACCTTGTGGTGCTTGAGGGCAAACTTACCTTTGATCAGTTCTTTGCGGGTTTCGGCATCGGCCAGGCGCGTGCGGCGAGCCTGAATCCCAAGGTAGAGGGCGTAAAGGGTGATGGCCAGCAGCAGCCACATGGTGATGGGATGAACAAAGTTGAGCCAGGGCTGAATAGTGTCTAGGGTCATGGGGCTCCGGGGTCACAGGTTTGGCGTTACATTTATTTAACAAAATTATAAGATCACCGATTCTGGCTTGGCAAAGCTTTGGTCAGAATGGAAGGGCTGGGCGGGAACCTGGCGACGGCCCCAGCGTCGTGCAATATGCCCCCATACCTCCATTTTCAAGCGACCAGAGCATCGATTTAGGGAGAAGCTATGCGGCGATCAAGGCGTTTTCTGACGGTATTGCTGGCCAGCATTTTGGGGGCGGTGCTGCTGAGCCAGGGGCTGGGGCTACGGCCAGGGTTGGCCGCCGACCCTGGCGTAGGGGGCGATACCCTGGTCAACGACACCCTCCAGGTGGACCCCGCCTCCCGGCCCCCGCACACGCTACCTACCGGTGACGGGGAGCAACCCGACGGCACCCTCAAGCTGCCGCCCAAAGAACCCGATATTCCGGCCCTAGTGCCCGAGGCCGAGGGGGCCAGTACTGCGGAGCTGGACATCAATACCCCGGTGGGTCGGGCCCTGCTGCTGGCGGGGCTTTCGCCGGAGCAGGCCAAGCGCAGCGAGGTGCTGATGGAGGCCGATCGCCTCTACCAGGGGGGCGATCGCGCCGATGCCACCCTGCTCTACCGGGCCGCCAAGGACCCTCAGTGGCTGGCCGAGACTGGCCCAGAGGAGGCGATCGCCCCCCTGACGGACCCCGCCGAGCTGCCCCCCGCCGGGCAGGTCTACTGGCGCGAGGCCCAGACCGGAGCCGAGTCGGGCTTTCCCAACCGGGTGCTGGTCCCCCTGGAGCTGCTGGTTAAAAACTACCCTGAGTTTTTGCCGGGGCAGGCTCTCTACGCCCGCTACCTGGTGCAGAACGATCGCGCTGACGAGGCACTGAGGGTGCTGGAGGCGGCGGTCGCCCGCTACCCCTTCAACCCAGACCTGCTCAAGGCCCAGGCCGAAGTGCAGATGGCCCGCCAGCAGTGGATTGAGGCCGCCATCACCGCCAACCAGTTCGCCATTCTCAACCCCGAGCACCCTGAAGCGGAGGCCATGAGCGCCCTAGCCCGCCAAAACCTCGATCGCTTCCGGGGGGCCATGAACCAGACCCTGACCCGCAACCTGGTGTCGAACATCATCACCGGGGCGGCGGGGTACATTCTGACCGGGGGGCTGCTGGGGCCATTTAGCGCCCTCAACTCCGGCATTTTGATGATGCAGGGGGAAAGTGGCCTGGGCCACCAGGTGGCGGAGCAGGTAAAGCGCCAGCTACCCATTGTCGACGATCCCGAAATTCGGGCCTACGTCAACGATATGGGCCAGCGGCTGGCGGCTCTGGCGGGGCGCGACGAGTTTGACTACAGCTTTGAGGTGATCATGGACGACAGCCTCAATGCCTTTGCCCTGCCCGGCGGCAAGATCTTCATCCACGCCGGAGCTATTACCAGAAGCCATTCGGAAGCTGAGCTGGCGGGGCTGCTGGGCCACGAAATTGCCCATGCGGTGCTCTCCCACGGCTTCCAAATGGTGACCCAGGGCAACCTCACCGCCAGCCTGGCCTCGTTTATTCCCATTCCTGAGGTGGCCAACATTGCCGCTGGTCTGATTGTCTCCAGCTACTCCCGCGACATGGAGCGCCAGTCCGACATTCTGGGCACCAAGCTGCTGGCCAACAACCGCTACGCCGCCGACGGTCTGCACAACCTGATGGTCACCCTGGAGGCGGAGTACGGCAACCGGGGCGTGACCTGGTTTGCGTCGCACCCCAACCCGGGCGATCGGGTCAACTACCTGAGGCAGCTGATCGACCAGGGCGGCTTCAACCGCTACGCCTACGAGGGGGTAGCAACTCACCTCAAAATGCGCCACAAAATGAACCAGCTGATCACCCAGTACAAGCTAGAGCAAGGCATTGAGGCCGATCGGCCAATCCGCGATCGCCGCTAATTCCTCATCGCTCTGGGCTAGTGCAGCGTCAAGGCTAAAAATTAGGGTTCTCGTAGGTTGGGTGGAACGAAGTGAAACCCAACAGCAGCCAGCCTTGTTGGGTTCTGCTAGCGCGCCACCCAGCCTACAAAATAAGTCTTGACAGACCATTAGGGGTTGTTCTCAATTAGCTGCCAAACGTCCCAAAATTAAGGGTTATAGCCCCTAGCCTGTCGTAAATTGATGACATGGCCTAGGGCTTTTCGGGGCTGACTGGCTCCTCGGGCAGGGCTTCGTTCAAGGCGCGACGGGCCAGGCGGGTAATGTAGAGGGTCACGA from Leptolyngbya sp. KIOST-1 encodes:
- a CDS encoding FdhF/YdeP family oxidoreductase — protein: MTEPHRPSAGVIPSAAVPTSPIAATDDTIHAPAVGGGLPVIEYWAEKTLSIQGPKIWQTLVHKSACLSCAWGTGGQKGGFANELEEPLQRCMKSVQAIASELQPGLRCHFFDRRTISDLQALTSRQADRLGRLSFPVIRRAGSDHYERISWEEIYQIAAAGFSLPPERVASYSSGRSSNEAAFLLQLMVRALGSNNLADCSDLCHAPSTVSLNKVFGTGTSLVSLESLRQADCVVLVGSNAPANHPRLMNELIELRDSRSDPSRNRGGKVLVINPVREVGLVKFGSPAHPLRLVQGQEIASLFLQPIPGSDLALFVGIQKVLLERGWVQFDYLKAHTENWQAVVDQVAATEWDAIVATCGLPQAEIVAAAELIHSSQNVVFAWAMGITHQANSVDNIYSIANTALMTGNVGKPGAGLMPIRGHSNVQGFGSMGVTAHLKDKIREALEQLLGRSLRREPGYDARALIEAADRGEVDTLLCLGGNLYAANPDLTQAKRALGNIDTIIYLATKPNQGHFHGLARQNTIVVPVYARFENPHPTTVESGNNYVRLNSPGKTHLKDADLVTEIDFLAELAHRIHGDRPIDWRRLHDTRYVRQLIAQTIPGYEKIGEIDETQTEFTIGGRIFLEPKFPTPSGKAAMQLTPLPQLRLPTLQEFGLSDAQHPAMVLALITGRSYGQHNTVVYKEADEYRGMPHRHCILINPADAQRAGFCQHQRVSVRGDAGQLDGIEIIYGEVRSGAALMFYPEANVLMKARIEPRAGTPAYKRVPVAVFAEAA
- a CDS encoding SWIM zinc finger family protein, with product MADFSRTWWGKNFIEAIERLTDSGRLQRGRSYARGGKVKSFEIDGSLVTAKVRGSVNPYFGVTKEPTYTTTINFTPISKVQWAAAIALVASKASLISRLLLNEMPDTIEDSFQTLGLTLLPASGKDFKTQCSCPDYSNPCKHIAGVYYLIAAELDRDPFLLFELRGLSRAALKAELAKSPLGQALSTELSAQQRSPEPLEQYYTQPQPVEASALSLKDFWQGEKRLPQTIEVATPSAVPAILVKKQGDFPAFWNRDNSFIEAMEALYDRVRSKNKDRL
- a CDS encoding SDR family oxidoreductase — its product is MKAFVAGATGATGSKIVKQLVSRGVPVVAFVRNAAAARSQLPPEVTLAEGDVTDKDSIRRAMAGCTVLLSATGARPGFDPTAPYQVDFEGTKNLVDVAKEIGIEHVVMVSSLCVSRFFHPLNLFFLILYWKHQAEAYLQASGLTYTIVRPGGLKEDDTDGRALIMAPADTLFEGSVSRQKVAQTCVEALYLPQARDKIVEIVAQENANPQPYEALFAGVA
- a CDS encoding DUF1997 domain-containing protein — translated: MTLNSTPSAQNTGALPLTSAAEDAGAVEPGTATPLPQEAIAGEPSLAPPTGETLVLEGFYAGKMDMAADIDTVGRYLNSHRGWFTRCAQPMQVEPISDHGYALVVGHFSVLGYEVEPKVGLYLSPLDHQVYRIDTMPVPGYVPPGYDVDFHAVMWLQPGPEATPPAIALTQVDWDLSLAVKIHMPRLLNSVPRSLLKSSGDRLLNQVVRQVSKRLTRKVQEDFHHSHHLPLPESYRGHYFWSNWGRRAGHGPQDNQSQ
- a CDS encoding DUF4079 domain-containing protein; its protein translation is MTLDTIQPWLNFVHPITMWLLLAITLYALYLGIQARRTRLADAETRKELIKGKFALKHHKVGSVLLAFMVIGTVGGMGATYLEAGKLFVGPHLLVGLGMATLIAASAALVPFMQKGSETARLTHISLNIVLVGLFGWQALTGMQIVQRLLSDLQSTAGS
- a CDS encoding M48 family metallopeptidase, whose protein sequence is MRRSRRFLTVLLASILGAVLLSQGLGLRPGLAADPGVGGDTLVNDTLQVDPASRPPHTLPTGDGEQPDGTLKLPPKEPDIPALVPEAEGASTAELDINTPVGRALLLAGLSPEQAKRSEVLMEADRLYQGGDRADATLLYRAAKDPQWLAETGPEEAIAPLTDPAELPPAGQVYWREAQTGAESGFPNRVLVPLELLVKNYPEFLPGQALYARYLVQNDRADEALRVLEAAVARYPFNPDLLKAQAEVQMARQQWIEAAITANQFAILNPEHPEAEAMSALARQNLDRFRGAMNQTLTRNLVSNIITGAAGYILTGGLLGPFSALNSGILMMQGESGLGHQVAEQVKRQLPIVDDPEIRAYVNDMGQRLAALAGRDEFDYSFEVIMDDSLNAFALPGGKIFIHAGAITRSHSEAELAGLLGHEIAHAVLSHGFQMVTQGNLTASLASFIPIPEVANIAAGLIVSSYSRDMERQSDILGTKLLANNRYAADGLHNLMVTLEAEYGNRGVTWFASHPNPGDRVNYLRQLIDQGGFNRYAYEGVATHLKMRHKMNQLITQYKLEQGIEADRPIRDRR